From Perca flavescens isolate YP-PL-M2 chromosome 19, PFLA_1.0, whole genome shotgun sequence:
GTGTCATTTCAGGATTTTGTAAGTTCTAAGCATTTCAGAGTATCAGATTTGTATTTTAACACTGTGTATGAACTGTGGGTTAATAAATTGTCCTTTAAGCAACATTTTGGTGGGAGGATtacttttgctttaaaaaaagggCATCAAATCATGTTTAACCTTACACTTTAACACTGTTTAACACCCACTGGTTGGCCTTTGGAGCGCAGCACTATGTAGAACTTGCACAGATTGACAGTGCTATGAAAACATGTTATATATGTATCGATAGATTAGACTCTCTTTGCCATCATTTTGTTCCCTTTAAAAGAATAACACCCTGTAGTCAAAATAATCCAGGCACAATGCATGAAAATAAGGTGTACATCTTTGAAAATGTTATGCCAAAATGTATCACAAAGATCTGACAATCAAACAAAGgccatttgttttaatttaggcAGACCATCACCAAAAGGTGGTCATTAAAGAAACCATAAAGAACTTCTAAACCAAACCATTTGTAACCCAAAAATCCTATAAGGTGATGTCAGGAAACTGCAGATATTTATGAGCTGTGATTAAATTGCCCCAAAGTTATGGTGGTTTTGGTGTTATGATCGAATGAGAACTATCTAATCAACTTTAACCTTTTACCAACTACAGTACTGTTCCACCCGCAGCGTGCTAGCACTATATAAAACTTTCACTGACTGCGAATACTATGAAAAGGTACATGAATATATCTTTCTGAAAGGGCGGCCTATTTGTGGTCTGCTGCAGGTTGCACATGTGGCAGCTAGATTTGAGTTTGTATACGCAGTGAGTTTGTGCCAGCTTTTTCTTTTGAGTCGCTTGCTGACACGTACAATGCGGCTACTTCACAGTGAAACCTTATCTTTATATGATGACAAATTTGTGCTTTTTGCTAGCGAAATGGAAGAAATTGCATCTCAAGAAAGACCAAGTGTGGTCAAAATGTTGgtacaataataaaatcattggaGCTTAGTGAGCGGCCATCTTTAGcttccatatacagtacaggccaaaagtttggacacaccttctcattcaatgtgtttctttattttcatgactatttacattgtagattctcactgaaggcataaaaactatgaatgaacacatatggaattatgtacataacaaaaaagtgtgaaataactgaaaacatgtcttatattttagattcttcaaagtagccaccctttgctttttttgataaccctgcaaacccttggtgttctctcaatgagcttcatgaggtagtcacctgaaatggttttcacttcacaggtgtgctttgtcagggttcattagtgaaattttttcccttattaataaaaaagcaaagggtggctactttaaagaatctaaaatataagacaggttttcagttatttcacacttttttgttaactacataattccatatctgttcattcatagttttgatgccttcagtgagaatctacaatgtaaatagtcatgacaataaaaaggaaacgcactgaatgagaaagtgtgtccaaacttttggcctgtactgtatgtcattgCCATGTGCATTCACCAGACAATATTTCAGTTTTCTGttcaccatttcctgaaggtgGAGAGGTGACCTTTCATTTTGCAGACAGTGAATAAATGTCTAAGTGTCTCAGTCAACATGGACGGGACACTTCTCTGTTATAGTCCTACTTTGGCTGATAAGCTCTGACTTTTGTGGATAGGTTTTTGTTTGTTGGCATCTGCATTTTTTTCCATTCAGATCTGGGCCTCCCGGACTTAAATTGCAATAGCATTTCTATGTACTATGTCTAATCAGCTTCTAAATCTGAGTTAGGATAATATTAGTGCTGGGACTTCCTGCTTTATTCTCAATGTATCATTTCCTTCTTTGCCTCGATCTGCAGAACAGAAGAAAACTGTCAGACTCTATCTGTCTCCCAAGCTTAATACACTGTCTCTTTCCGGTAATTGTTCTTACTGGTCAACAACAACAGCACAGGGCTCGAATATACACAGACGAATGAAGCAAGAACACACACAAGAGTCACAATTCATATGCAGGTTACAGGCGTTCACAAGCAGAGCTGAGTGAAAACAGAAAGAGGATGTTCATCTTTGTGAGGAAGTGAGGAGGCTACAGGATTGGAACTATAATCCTACTGACAGATATTTAAAAGGTCTGTACTCCTACACACGTCTAGAAAAGTCTGGAAATCAGATTTGCTGATTAGCAGGCCTCTGAATCATGAACATAGATCACCAAATCAAGTCAAGAAATGAAGCTCTGAAAAGGTATGACAATTTAGTTTGGTCTAAGGAAACTTTGCCATACAGATTTTCCAGAGCACAGTTCTTGGATTAGCAGAGTCACAAAGTCACTGACACATGCTGAAAAAAATCCCTTTATTGTCATACTTACACCTTCATACAAATACAGTTTTGCATAGGCACCCCTTTTATTTTTGAGGCAATGGAGCGACAATCTGTCATTTCCTTCAGATAACGCGGAGAGTTGAGAGAGTGAAAAAACCCTTTCAGACACGCACAACTGAATGGGTTAGCCCACGCACagctaaaaataaaagctgGTGGTCTGCAGAGTCTAGAGGAAACCGGACAGTTTCAGGTGCGTCTGAAGGCAGAACACACAAATCCTCGTCAGATGTGCGCAGTGAAAGATCTcatatttcagtatttttcgtgTACTGCAATTTTAAAACCGAATGAGGAAATGCAGTTGAGTTTCGCCTCGAGGGTGTTTTATATTCAGAAGTGCAGCTGGCAGGTGTGACACTTTTTTTCAAGATTCGAAACACGTGGGGTCTCATCACATGTGGTCTGCATTCAAAAGGATTACTTTTGAAACTGAGGAAATGCACTGAAAAagaggatttatttttaaatattttgcatCTTTATCATTATTGCATTCATACATTATAGTGGCAGATGTCAATATGGTAACTACATCGTCAAGAAGTTATTAGGAATCTTAGAATGATCAGTTTGTTAAATGAGGTTTCCGCAGTTAAATTAAAGTCATATTTTTATCCAGTGAAAGTATGTCTGTGTTGTCATTACAGCTTGGTTCATTGCCCCTAAGCAGCTGAAAACTCAAGTAATACTCTATTAAATGTGCCATACGTTGATCATGCAAATCTGATTGGAccgtttgtgtttatttttgccCCTAACAGCCAATCAGCCAACTGTACAGACGTTTACTGTAAGCTAGCCAGCAACGGCCATCGTGTGGAGCATGCCTGTGTTCTTTCTGTTGTTTGACTCCAGTCGCTctaccctcttttttttttttcttcttctattttttAGGAGACAAGTTGAGACATTTTCAACCTTCACGAGTGCTTCATCTTCACGAGTGCAAAGTTTGGTATTTAATCTTTCACGAGTTCCGGAGATGTGTTTCCCAGCATTTCAAGCCTGTTGCTGTAGCGTAAAGCCTAGTTTCAGTGCCTCTTGTTGTTGGACTGATCGTCGTAGTAAGTATGACATGACCtttgaaaaagagagagagagagagagagattgagagagagagagagacagagcaagagACCTTGACGGGACAAAGGCAGTCACACATTGCTGAGGTGACAGGACGACTGACTGACATGATAATAACAgtcgaagtgtgtgtgtgtgtgtgtgtgtgtgtgtgtgtgtgtgtgtgtgtgtgtgtgtgtgtgtgtgtgtgtgtgtgtgtgtgagacacagaCCTCAAACCTGCAGATAAAACTGGTCAAAGATAGCGTTGTGTGGCTAGAAACGATATAAACACACGCCTACACATGCACGAGTCCAGCTGTGTCTGCAATATTAAAGTCAACTGTGTCTAGCTGCGTTGAAGTGACTCATGTTTCAACATTTATCAATTGATCCCcacttttttccacaaattcagtgtttttgttctttttgtgtCATGTGTCCTGCAGCAAAAACTCCAGAAAAATCACAGAAGTACATCTGAAAATGTGAAGTGAGGTCTCTGATACGCTTTCATTATGAGGCTACCAACCTTCAGCGCACACATAATCACACAGGAATGCACACATGGCGATACGGCAGCAGTGGTGGGACGTTTGCAGACACGTAGTCCCACCACTGCTGCCGTATCGGCTTGTTTGTAGATTTCTCACTCGCCTATAGATGTCACACGAACGCGCACACACTCATGACCAGGCAGTCAGTTGAGCTGTTCTGCAGATGCGTGAAAGGTCAAAGCAGATGAAGAGAGAAATGTGAgggaaggaagagagaggaggtggCAGAAATCGCTTATTGTGACACAGGAACAAGATCTACACCACTTCCAGTTTAAAAAGCTATAACAAATGTGTTGCTACAAAGTTCTAATCAGTCAGTAAGTTGTGTTTTTGATACTACTACTCTGATGGTAGTTGAGATCTTAAGAAACTGCATTTAAACCATTATGAGACACTTAAACTCTTAATTGAAACCAAGATGATGATATCTCGGCCTCTGCTGCTTCTAAGCATTTTGCCTCTGGAATCCCCAAACTTTATGTACAATACTAAATAACTCGAGCACAGCTTTAAAGGAAGAGTTTGAACACAGTTTGAAATGATGTTTATGTGCTTTCTAAttaagagttagatgagaggaCTGTTACCACTCTCGTGTCTGACTGTTTAAAGATGAAGCTACTTCCAGCAcaaggttagcttagcttagcataaagactggaaacagtctagcctggctctgtgcaAAGGTAAATACATTTGCCTACAAGCCACTGTACAGCTCATTAAGGATGGGTGGGTTTACGGGTTGATAATGTGCGGGACTGTTTCTTTGGCCGGgtgcagtgacttcctggagtctctgctggttgcTTGGAAACCTCACGGTGACGACAAGACTCCAGGCAATAGCCAAGCTGGCGGTTTCCAAGGTGTAAGCCTCTCTCCACAAcccgtagctcctatggcgccattttgatgctacctagctctcacccgccgttagcattccattgactgccattcattttggcgccactttgacagcgaataactttacatctgaagcgtataaaaagactctatttgtccattgtttatttctaaagaaacacgacaatgtataaaaggctccattaccttgtacctcacgttagtagaggaattaccgtatagtacaggagaagctcgcaggcagtttggactcacattagctgtttaagtttaattactaatgttaactagcattttagttagcaataattagcctgtgtccatgttatctccttacatatacctacgctctctgtctctgtaagatttggaataattgagatttctcttggcacagctaccagaagacttccaactttcagacaggttgctctcgtcacatttacgttgtctctgtcagttggaggttgctcagtaacgctcagcactcacgggaaaagtgcttctaatatccttcactggtctccgtccagagcaatgggaTCTGTTTGTCCATTGTCACACTGTatgctaaaaaagaaaaagaaaaaagctaatctgctgctggctgtggcttcatatttaacatatATGAGTTGTCATAATattcttatctaactctcatCCACAGTTAACGCAGTCATTTGATTTCACATTTCATTACTTATTAACAAATTCTctccataaaaacaaaaactcatgTTTCCATGAATGCCGTTACAAACTAAATGGTTGAATGATTTCTCAGAAATTAACCACGACCAAACGCTCAGCTGAACGCAGATCACGTTATGACCACAAAATTGGGCAAagtctttaacacacacacactgtaaatgtgtaaacaGCTTGTTTTGGATATTCCAACCAGGAAGTGTTGAGCCCTAATAAAGGAGCCAATGTTGGCAACATGAAAACACTACCATgtactgtgtgctgtgtgtgtaccGTGCTTCTTTTTTCCAATGAGTTCATCCAGAGTTTAATGAGAAAGACAGAAGTTTGTCGtcgctctttctctttctgtttttcttcccCCACTCTGTCTGAAAAAACAGcggaggaagggggggggggggagacgaGTTAGGAAATGTAGCCTCACTGTGTAATCAAGTTACTTTTGGAGGACTTCCCTGTCCAGAAAGTAGTCCAGCAGCAGGTGGGTAaataaggaaagaaaagaaacggGATAAAGAGGGATGATGGGgataaagagcagcagcagcagtgacgGGAACAGTCTGTACCTGTTATGTAAGCCAACCAGACTCAGACAGGTTCATCCGGCCAGCATTCATCATGTCAGCATCTTTTTCATCTCTTCTCTCCCGTCTTTTTCTTCACACTCTTTCGTCATCCTCAGCTCAGGATAAAtaggatagttttttttttttcttctatcttCCCATTTGACCCCTCTTAACATATTGTATTCCTGTCCTCCTCTCACAGTATTTCTGCAGTTAAAATGCACAGTGTGTCCGACCCGAACCAGCCGCCATTAACTGTCACCAGAGCAACCAAACAACAGAATTAATGCAGAGAGGgcgaaaggaagaaagaaagtcttttgcttcttttttttttttctaggctCAACTTTAACGGTGCGATTAAGTGGTTGGAAAACGactgaaacaacaaaaaaccaAGCGTGGCAGAGGAAGGGATGAGGTCAGACTGTTTTACAGTCCCGTTTCGTCCAGAAGAACAGAAAGTCTTTGAAAACCTGAAAACGGTGTCTGATTGGCTCCTGATGGAACGGACACATTAAGGGGAAGGCGAGATGTAGCAATTGGGGGAGTTCTCTCGTTTACAGATCCACTACGGAgaaatatttgatatttttggAGCCATTTTTATTAATAGTTATATTTACAGACAGCACAGCTGTTTATGACACATCCATTCGCACACTGACACTTTGCAGATGATTGATTAGTTTCATATTGAGTTTGTCTGTACAAAGAAGGGAGTCAACAATATTACCCTGTGCAGGAAGTCGCCTCTGTATTCAAACTCTTTATGACCCAATGATGTCTGTTTCCAAGACCCAGTCTTAAAGTCCCACTTGTAATGCATCCTCCAAAACAGTAGCAACAATGTTTTTTCCATTGAGTAGATCCTAAGATGCAACTACGTCACATATTAGTGTCCTGGGCTGAAAAAAACTGTTATAATCAGtccaggcagacacacaaacagaaaaagatCAGCTCCTTTTGAGAAAGTGCTAGCCTTAAAGATACTCCAAACCTAAGCAGTGCAAAAACATGTGTCCCAGTGACTTCATAAGCACTGCAGACATTTTATAAAAGAAGAGCCAAGCCGCTCTCTCAGCTTGTTAAAGTGAAGCCTGTAAGGCCACACTCCTTTTGGCAAAagatttctgtgtgtgttcaagtgAAGTGGCTGCTTCCAACCACACTGTGGCCTAGTACTTCAGTTATGGGTTTGACCAtgcaaacactcactctctttttctcacacacacacacacacacacacacacacacacacacacacacacacacagagggtggCCCTACAATAGTGGAACTCAATGTTTCAAAATGCAGCCATAATGTGGTTTTCTCATAGTTCTGAGCTAATCCACTCCAAATGAATCGACTGTCGCAAATAATTATGCCAGTCCACAGATGGGAGAAACTGCAGGAATAAAGGCATCAACCAGGTTTTCTGCATTAACACTTCTCCTCTCTTCACAAAAGTAGATCAACATTTCATGTTCAGTCCCTGGAGCGAAAGAAGGATGTCAAACATCTCCCAAGTTGTCATAGATGATGTCAGGTGATCTCAGGGGCGCCTGGTGGTTCTGGTTGTAGCACAAATTAGCAGACGGAGGTTTCTGCTTAGACACTTTGCTGTACAGCTCCCTCCCCccgcctccttctcctcctcctcctcccccccaaatgttgttgttgttgttgttcacgTTACTACCAGGACCTCCATGTTTCCCAGGGGGCAGTGGCACCGGCTCCTTCCGAGCAAAAGCAGCCCTGCCCGGCTTGGGGGCGGTGATAGGTTTGGGCCACCTCGGAGCCGGAGGTTGTGGCGTTCCGCGGCTCGGGCCCAGCTGCGGAGGCGAGTGTCTTTGGGACTCCGACGGCTTTCCGTGCGAGGGGGTGCTGTAATTTCCCTCCGGTCCTGACGGGGCCGCCGcctctccctgtctcctctGGCTGTGGGGCTCCAAACGGGCCTCGTCGTAAATACCCGTCCCTGAACTAGTGGACATGCTGGCACCGCCTTTGGCGCAGCCCTCGGGTTCATCGTATATGTGTTCCAGATGAGCAGCGGGAGGGGATGAAGCTCCTTCTGCTTTGCCTCCCGGGGGTCGCCTGTTACTGTTCACCCCTCGTCCTCCCCCCGCAGCCCCGTTCAGACTCAGCGCGCTGGTTTTCTGGCTCAGCTCCAGGCTGATCCGGTCGTACACGTGTGAGTACAGGTCCGGTGGCTTCCTCTGGTTGCAGCCACCAAGGTGATGATCCCCTTGGACGCCACCTCCCGAAGCCTCGTCTCCTACTGGTCGGAGGCGTGGGGTGGGCACTGGAGCGATCGGGTTGCTGGTTTGGCTTTGGGCTTTGATGCTGTCCACTGGGTCGGAGTAGAGGCAGTCAGCGCTGTGCAGAGGCAGGCGCACTGAATCTGCTGGCTCCGAATAAAGACCTGCATGTTCATCAGCTAAGGAGAGACCTTTAGCTGCTGCCGGCCCTCTGGGAGACTTTGGAGGGGCCCCGCCACCTCCCAAAACCCCCAACATGGCTGGTGGATCTGGTAAACTCCTCCCCTTTAGTCCTCCTGCTGTTCCttgcccccttcctcctcctcctcctcctcctcctcctccatctccaccCTCTCTCTTCCCGAGCACGCCATCAGCAGAGCCCGGTTTGCTGCCGCCTGAATCTCCGTCTGCCTCCcggctgctggagctgctgctgctgtcgcaGCTTCCTGCCGTCGTGCCACTCAGATTGGCGCTGCGTACGTGCGGCAGTGACCCAGTGTAGTCCGAGTCAAAGTTGACGGGGTAGCTGGAGTGGCGCTCCTCAGCCAGAACCTTCTGCGACTGGATGGCCTGGTCCACCAGCGTGAAGATCTCGTTGCCTTGCTTGGTCTCAAAGGTGAAGTTACCGGGGCCCGAGTCGCAGCGTCGGCCTGCCTCGAACGAAAACATCAcctagagaaagagaagaaaagaaaagaaaagttagtTAGTGTcactaaataaatatattacagaGGTGTTTGAATAAATGCCAAATGGAACTGAAGTAATGGAAGCTAGTCACAGACGTCCCAGCTCTCTTTGCCAGGCGTCACTCATTTATCATTTTCTTGGCACTAGAAAAACGCTTGCTTCCTTTTTCCACTGAATTTTACTTTTCATTTCTCTCAGCATATCGACCACATTGCTTCACTGCTCTCACTTACTGTTGAATTCTATTTCACGCACAGACCTCCTTCGCTGCTTTTTAGCCCTACGCGTTCAGATCAATGCAGTCACATGGTTTTATCATCAAAGTAAGTGTCACatgcataaatacacacatgtgTAGAGAAAATAGACGGACTCTATAAAGGTCGATCATTCGAGCTCTGGAGCCTCAAAGTGACACAAAAACAGCCACAGACTCTAAAGTTAGATATCCTCTGACGCCGAGGCTCTGACCAcattcacacgcacacacgcacacacacacactgctgctgtaCCGTTTGCACTTCCTACAGTaactcaatcaatcaatcgtTGCAGTCGCAGCTGGAATTGAACACACCAAACTTCCTCTGCCTGTACTCGTCAGGTGAGTCAGAGAGCTGTTTTCCATTTGTGcgcatttttatatttatctctagtggttattgttgttgttgttgttaaactgatcccgttattgtttttattttcttcgtTGACCTTATAAAGTGCCTTTGAGTACCTTTTAAAGCggcatataaaataaatgtattgttgttattattattttattatttattattagctCTTTTTGGATCCCTGAAGACaaactttttctctctcataAGCCCAGGCACCCACCCGGTCTCGCCCGTATCTCCTCAGCAGCTTGTAGGGCCACACGAGAATGTTCCTCTTGGTCTTTGGCTCCTTCAAGATTAAGATGTCGTTTTCGGCTTTCAGCCAGTAGCCGCCCACCAGCCCGCAGCGCTCTGACGCCTCGGTGCGCTGAACGCTCACCCAGAACTCGTTCACTGCAAGGACAAGATAGGAGAGGTGTTTTTCCTTACGTTTACTTAAATTCCCTTCCTTTTTTATATGATCTTCTGTAATGCAATATTTTCTGCAGATTCTTAAACTGGTGTAAGGCCAGACTGTTTTTCTTTAGTGTCCTTACCCTCCTCTCTGGAGTAGTAGATGAGGTTTTCGGACATCTGCAGGTCCAGGGCTCCTCCATTACAGTCTGCAGCAGTActggtggtgctgctgctgctgctccccccgcctcccccctgctgacacacagacacacacatagacagtcAACCAGCTGAGAAAGACGCCAAAttaggattcttttttttatagtatGTTGATCAGGAGTTTGGTTTTCCACTGGAAGGATAATAGTAGGCAAAGCGTGAGAGAAGggaaggaggaaaagaaaaaagagagagaggctgagtgtGCAACAGAGAACGAAGCGGATGAACTCCTGGAAACTCCCTCTGGCTTCCTCTCTGCAATGCAAGTGCAATGttcgcatgtgtgtgtgtgtgtgtgtgtgtgtgtgtgtgtgtgtgtgtgtggagactcCGGGAACATGTGGGAAACattgaaagacacacaaacaaaaagaattTAGCAGTTGAAAagatttggggggaaaaaaagcagttCTTCAGATTTTTCCACCAAATCAggagatttgttttgtttttcatttagatattttttAGTTCCATTCAGGCTCGATATATACACGTTCCCATGAGGAGAGAAAAGGTGTAAAGATACCTGGAATGCGATGTCACACATGGTATCCATCCAGTCCTTGGCGGCGTTCTTCTCTGCTGCAAACATGTGCGTCTTGTCGTTGGTCTCCACACAGAAAGCTGCCATGTTTTCTTTGGGACAGCTCTCCGTCACCGCCGGCAGGATGGAAATGCACTCAGACAAGCGGATGATCTTCTTGTCAAGCTTCCTGGTTTTCTCATTGGACCCGCTTCCCGAGCCTCCGCCCGTCCCGGCCCCTCCGCCAGAGGGCGAGTCGTAGAACTCGAGGCGGGCGATGCCGTTTTGGCTGGCTGGGTAGAGGACGAACCAgttcttcttccatttctgaTCAGTGGGAAAGGAGGAAAAGTTACAGAGGAGaacatttaaagctgcactaaccAATATCTCTATGTTATCAACAGAACTAATGACTAGGAATGTGTGATGTGATAGGTCTCGCTCATAGGGGCGACCCACAGATGAATACCATCAGACCCGGTAGTTTCCCTTCAGTTCCATTCTTACAACGtgcatattctttttttaaatgttgccgTATTGAGTCTCTTTCTTTGAGTTTCTACTTTGTTTACTTgttcttatttcatttttaattgagatctttttctttttcttttcatatttaAAGTGCGTGATCGTTTTCCCATTTTGGTGCCGTTAAACTTTTCTAGATCTTTTGTTACTTTTGATGTATTTATATGTCTTATTTGTAATACAACAATAAGatgcacacattttatttcctctCGAGATCCAGCATTTCATGCTAGAATGCTATTCCTAAAGGAAGCACACCGGTAGCACACACCATCGTTTCCTCTACAATCGATCAGCAGCCACTGCTTTGATTCAGTGAGTAAGAGTTTAGTGTGGCAACCCCTCGTCATACTTAGAATTGGGACCCCAACGAAGACAAGACGTGCACCCAAAAACAGGTATAACCCCAAAATAATACCACTGTGAGAAATTACAAGGCAGTGTGCCGTGGCCCCCAACAGGTTAAAAATATGAATCGGTCCAAAGTAGGTGACAGGTGCATCACGTCTCCCTGAGGACAGCAGTGAGGAAGCAACAGCTAACAATGATCTCTTCCTCCACAGGGACATACAACATGACACACAATACTGAACACTAAGACGCACGGCGAGCGTGTAGGACTCCAGATGTTCAGTGCTAAAAATggacacagtgagacacactgCATGTGGGATAATGTGCAATCACTACACAAACTGGTATGTGATTATGGTAAAACTGTATGAGACGCCAGAACTCAACACTTGTTTGGGAAGTCCCTGTCGTCCCTTGTACCTCCACATCACGCTATGCCTCATCTCGGCTACATTCCCCTGCATTCACTCAGTGGGGAGGAAGCTGCCTGACAGCCAGAGAGCTGAGCTTGTGACAGGAAGGTCAGCAGAAAATCCTTCGACCAGCGGGGAAAC
This genomic window contains:
- the dok1b gene encoding docking protein 1b codes for the protein MDTHVKEGQLYVQHQKFGKKWKKNWFVLYPASQNGIARLEFYDSPSGGGAGTGGGSGSGSNEKTRKLDKKIIRLSECISILPAVTESCPKENMAAFCVETNDKTHMFAAEKNAAKDWMDTMCDIAFQQGGGGGSSSSSTTSTAADCNGGALDLQMSENLIYYSREEVNEFWVSVQRTEASERCGLVGGYWLKAENDILILKEPKTKRNILVWPYKLLRRYGRDRVMFSFEAGRRCDSGPGNFTFETKQGNEIFTLVDQAIQSQKVLAEERHSSYPVNFDSDYTGSLPHVRSANLSGTTAGSCDSSSSSSSREADGDSGGSKPGSADGVLGKREGGDGGGGGGGGGGRGQGTAGGLKGRSLPDPPAMLGVLGGGGAPPKSPRGPAAAKGLSLADEHAGLYSEPADSVRLPLHSADCLYSDPVDSIKAQSQTSNPIAPVPTPRLRPVGDEASGGGVQGDHHLGGCNQRKPPDLYSHVYDRISLELSQKTSALSLNGAAGGGRGVNSNRRPPGGKAEGASSPPAAHLEHIYDEPEGCAKGGASMSTSSGTGIYDEARLEPHSQRRQGEAAAPSGPEGNYSTPSHGKPSESQRHSPPQLGPSRGTPQPPAPRWPKPITAPKPGRAAFARKEPVPLPPGKHGGPGSNVNNNNNNIWGGGGGGEGGGGRELYSKVSKQKPPSANLCYNQNHQAPLRSPDIIYDNLGDV